A genomic segment from Thermostichus lividus PCC 6715 encodes:
- the lptC gene encoding LPS export ABC transporter periplasmic protein LptC: MPLLRLVLLGSLAGCGWVDAWIGDEPTPEPEVTGAVRLQNLTLQQTDDQGQILWLLQADGARYSDGGLQQIEIDNLRGDLRVAGKPTYTLEAKAVKVRQRNDQLWIEGRTTVTDVAARGTIVADQFVWRGDRALLQAQKNLQIRYPQVAITAQRLEADSQRQELRALKAVQVTSSLPEAQDLRLSTDVLVWQQEQERLLAGVGGAGGVTVVGVAGDRLRAQEAEWSIPQQQVTLRRSVQVDLQEPRLLARGELIQWRIDRQQIISDAPLTVEYPSQGITGQARRGVLFLDDNRAIFENARLQSQPQAAQLRAQRLTWRIPQQQVEASGHVEIQRPNATLRTAQLVWRMPQQEVEAQGGVFYHQANSRIQVRGQQAKGWLDRQEVIVTGRVQTQVPVQLRLP; this comes from the coding sequence ATGCCCCTGCTTAGGCTTGTCCTCCTCGGCAGTTTGGCGGGGTGTGGCTGGGTCGATGCTTGGATTGGCGACGAACCCACCCCAGAGCCAGAAGTGACCGGAGCAGTTCGCTTGCAAAACCTGACCCTGCAGCAGACGGATGATCAAGGGCAGATTCTCTGGTTACTACAGGCAGACGGTGCTCGCTACAGTGATGGGGGTCTCCAGCAAATTGAGATCGACAATTTGCGCGGGGATCTGCGGGTGGCGGGCAAGCCCACTTACACCCTAGAGGCGAAAGCCGTCAAGGTTCGGCAGCGCAATGACCAACTCTGGATTGAGGGGCGAACCACGGTGACCGATGTTGCGGCTAGGGGAACAATTGTTGCGGATCAGTTTGTGTGGCGGGGCGATCGCGCCCTACTGCAAGCGCAGAAAAACCTACAAATTCGCTATCCGCAAGTGGCTATCACAGCGCAACGGTTAGAAGCAGACAGTCAACGCCAAGAACTGCGAGCACTGAAGGCGGTGCAGGTCACGTCCAGCCTGCCTGAAGCACAAGATCTGCGCCTCAGCACCGATGTCCTCGTGTGGCAACAGGAGCAGGAGCGCCTCTTGGCCGGTGTGGGGGGGGCTGGAGGGGTTACAGTCGTAGGCGTTGCTGGCGATCGCCTCCGTGCCCAAGAAGCCGAATGGTCAATTCCGCAGCAGCAGGTTACCCTACGGCGATCGGTACAGGTGGACTTGCAGGAACCTAGGCTCTTGGCTCGGGGAGAGCTGATCCAGTGGCGGATCGACCGTCAGCAAATCATCAGTGATGCCCCCCTCACCGTCGAATACCCCTCCCAAGGGATCACAGGCCAAGCCCGTCGCGGTGTTCTCTTTTTAGACGATAATCGCGCCATCTTTGAGAATGCACGCTTACAAAGTCAGCCCCAAGCGGCGCAACTACGGGCACAACGCCTGACGTGGCGGATTCCTCAACAACAGGTGGAGGCCAGCGGCCACGTCGAAATCCAGCGGCCTAATGCCACCCTGCGCACGGCGCAACTGGTGTGGCGCATGCCCCAGCAGGAAGTCGAAGCCCAAGGCGGCGTGTTTTATCACCAAGCCAACTCGCGCATTCAGGTGCGCGGCCAGCAAGCTAAAGGCTGGCTCGATCGCCAAGAAGTCATTGTTACGGGTCGGGTGCAAACCCAAGTCCCGGTTCAGTTGCGATTGCCCTAA
- a CDS encoding ribonuclease HII has translation MPTVVYEQQYWQQGYSRVAGVDEVGRGCLAGPVVAAAVILPPNCATIAGVRDSKRLSPKQRDRLFTLIQQQAIAIGVGMASVAEIDEVNILQATYRAMVRALERVAPWDYGLIDGKLSKTAPFERAIGIVGGDRYCYSIACASIIAKVRRDRFMARLSHRYPLYGWERNVGYSTPQHRRALLQQGVTPWHRRSFLKQYGEHASPLPLSLE, from the coding sequence ATGCCAACGGTAGTCTATGAACAGCAGTACTGGCAGCAGGGCTATTCCCGTGTTGCTGGTGTAGATGAAGTGGGGCGGGGGTGCTTGGCAGGGCCGGTGGTGGCAGCAGCAGTGATTCTGCCGCCGAACTGTGCCACCATTGCTGGGGTACGCGATTCTAAGCGGTTAAGCCCAAAGCAGCGCGATCGCCTCTTTACCCTCATTCAACAGCAGGCGATCGCCATTGGGGTCGGCATGGCCAGTGTTGCGGAAATTGATGAGGTGAATATTTTGCAGGCTACGTACCGGGCAATGGTGCGCGCCCTTGAGCGGGTTGCCCCGTGGGATTACGGGTTGATTGATGGCAAACTTAGCAAAACTGCGCCTTTTGAGCGGGCGATCGGGATTGTGGGGGGCGATCGCTACTGTTATAGTATTGCCTGCGCCTCTATCATTGCCAAAGTCCGGCGCGATCGCTTCATGGCGCGGCTGAGCCACCGCTATCCTCTCTACGGTTGGGAGCGGAATGTAGGCTATAGTACCCCCCAGCATCGCCGCGCCCTCCTGCAGCAGGGTGTAACGCCATGGCATCGGCGCTCCTTTCTCAAGCAGTACGGGGAGCACGCATCTCCCCTACCGTTATCTTTGGAGTAG
- a CDS encoding LabA-like NYN domain-containing protein has product MVTSSTSVIYSPEHVLQNRGRVAIFIDGSNLFYAALQLGIEIDYSKLLCHLTQGSRLFRSFFYTGVDPSNEKQQGFLLWMRRNGYRVVSKELVQLPDGSKKANLDVEIAVDMMALVGCYDTAILVSGDGDLAYAVDAVSYRGARVEVVSLRSMTSDSLINVADRYIDLESIREDIQKAPRTTYTYRPLTGGLTPPELSSTSWEDNVSESANAGTSPLEPLDNLDNNAPA; this is encoded by the coding sequence ATGGTTACATCTTCTACATCTGTGATTTACAGTCCTGAACACGTGCTGCAAAATCGGGGTCGGGTTGCCATTTTTATTGATGGTTCAAATCTATTTTATGCAGCATTGCAATTGGGTATTGAAATTGACTACTCAAAGCTGCTTTGCCATCTGACCCAAGGCTCTCGTTTGTTTCGTTCCTTTTTCTATACTGGAGTTGATCCCTCCAACGAGAAACAGCAAGGGTTCCTCTTATGGATGCGGCGCAATGGCTACCGGGTTGTCTCTAAGGAACTTGTGCAGTTACCCGATGGCTCTAAAAAAGCCAACCTAGATGTTGAAATTGCCGTTGATATGATGGCCTTAGTGGGGTGTTATGACACAGCCATTCTAGTCAGTGGCGATGGAGATTTGGCCTATGCGGTTGATGCAGTCAGTTATCGGGGAGCACGGGTCGAGGTGGTCAGTTTGCGCTCGATGACCAGCGATAGCCTTATTAACGTTGCCGATCGCTACATTGACCTTGAAAGTATTCGCGAAGACATCCAAAAAGCACCGCGGACAACCTATACCTACCGCCCTTTAACCGGTGGATTGACACCTCCGGAGCTATCGAGTACATCATGGGAAGACAATGTCTCTGAGTCTGCGAATGCTGGAACATCGCCGCTGGAACCGTTGGACAATTTGGACAATAATGCCCCTGCTTAG
- the miaB gene encoding tRNA (N6-isopentenyl adenosine(37)-C2)-methylthiotransferase MiaB, producing MPRRYYITTFGCQMNKADSERMAGVLEAMGLEPVAEPDQADVLLYNTCTIRDNAEQKLYSYLGRQAKRKHQNPNLTLVVAGCVAQQEGEQLLRRVPEVDLVMGPQYANRLGELLEQVWSGSQVVATEPLHIVEDITKPRRDSTVTAWVNVIYGCNERCTYCVVPGVRGQEQSRTPAAIRAEIEELAAQGYREVTLLGQNIDAYGRDLPGITPEGRRQHTFTDLLYYIHDVAGIERIRFATSHPRYFTERLIRACAELPKVCKHFHIPFQSGNNDILKAMGRGYTRERYLHIIDTIRRYMPDAAISADAIVGFPAETEAQFADTLDLVATVGFDQLNTAAYSPRPNTPAATWPDQVPEAVKEDRLQRLNHLVATVAADRSQRYLGRTEVVLVEGVNPKDPTQVYGRTDGNRLTYLQGEIEALRGQLVRVQITEARAFSLSGEPLEPLPRTPAPLAATGH from the coding sequence ATGCCGCGCCGCTACTACATCACGACGTTTGGCTGTCAAATGAACAAGGCCGACTCCGAGCGGATGGCCGGCGTTTTAGAGGCTATGGGCTTAGAGCCGGTTGCTGAGCCAGATCAGGCAGATGTGTTACTCTACAACACCTGCACGATTCGCGATAACGCAGAGCAAAAACTCTACTCCTACCTTGGCCGCCAAGCAAAGCGTAAGCACCAAAACCCCAATCTAACGCTGGTGGTGGCAGGCTGCGTTGCACAGCAGGAAGGAGAGCAGCTCCTACGGCGCGTGCCGGAAGTCGATTTGGTGATGGGGCCACAGTACGCCAATCGCCTTGGTGAACTTCTAGAGCAGGTGTGGAGCGGCAGCCAAGTCGTGGCTACGGAACCTCTGCACATTGTCGAAGACATTACCAAGCCCCGTCGCGACAGTACGGTAACGGCGTGGGTGAATGTCATCTACGGCTGTAACGAGCGCTGCACCTACTGTGTGGTGCCGGGGGTTCGGGGTCAGGAACAGTCCCGTACACCCGCTGCCATCCGTGCAGAAATTGAGGAACTGGCTGCGCAAGGGTATCGCGAGGTAACGCTCTTGGGGCAAAATATCGATGCCTACGGTCGAGATTTGCCCGGAATTACGCCGGAGGGTCGCCGCCAGCATACGTTTACGGATTTGCTCTACTACATTCATGATGTGGCCGGCATTGAGCGCATCCGCTTTGCCACCAGTCACCCCCGCTATTTTACAGAGCGGTTGATCCGAGCCTGTGCCGAGTTGCCCAAGGTGTGCAAGCATTTTCACATTCCCTTTCAATCGGGCAATAATGACATCCTCAAGGCAATGGGGCGGGGCTATACGCGGGAGCGCTATCTGCACATTATTGACACCATTCGCCGCTATATGCCCGATGCAGCAATCAGTGCCGATGCCATTGTGGGCTTTCCGGCAGAAACAGAGGCGCAGTTTGCCGACACCCTTGATTTAGTCGCAACGGTGGGGTTTGATCAGTTAAACACCGCGGCCTACTCCCCCCGTCCGAATACGCCGGCGGCCACTTGGCCGGACCAAGTGCCGGAGGCGGTGAAAGAGGATCGCCTTCAGCGGCTCAATCATCTTGTAGCAACCGTGGCGGCTGACCGCTCCCAGCGCTATCTGGGACGCACAGAAGTGGTTTTAGTGGAGGGGGTGAACCCCAAAGACCCCACGCAGGTCTATGGCCGCACGGATGGCAATCGTCTCACCTATTTACAGGGAGAGATCGAAGCGTTGCGGGGGCAGTTGGTGCGTGTCCAGATTACGGAGGCTCGTGCTTTTAGTTTGAGTGGGGAACCTTTAGAGCCATTGCCACGGACGCCAGCACCTCTTGCCGCCACTGGGCATTAA
- the grpE gene encoding nucleotide exchange factor GrpE encodes MSDETITNSVTDASEPLATDTAIANEAETETADTAETVETPDAVAADTTAADSADDRADLLEKIAALEAAQASLSQLVEERNTQYMRLAADFENFRKRTQREKEELEVQIKCKTISELLPVVDSFELARTHIQTATEAEEKIHRSYQGVYKQLVDCLKRIGVSAMRPEGKPFDPNHHEAVMREPTSEHPEGTVLEELKRGYMLGDRVLRHAMVKVAATPEEDGGSEMNPTNDVTDV; translated from the coding sequence ATGAGTGATGAAACCATAACCAATTCTGTCACTGATGCTTCGGAGCCACTGGCCACCGATACAGCGATCGCTAACGAAGCAGAGACTGAAACGGCAGACACAGCAGAAACCGTTGAAACGCCTGACGCTGTAGCGGCAGACACCACTGCTGCTGACTCAGCAGACGATCGCGCAGACTTGCTCGAAAAAATTGCCGCCCTAGAAGCCGCGCAAGCAAGTCTCTCCCAGCTTGTTGAAGAGCGGAACACTCAGTACATGCGCCTAGCCGCTGACTTTGAAAACTTTCGCAAGCGGACACAGCGGGAAAAGGAAGAGCTAGAGGTGCAAATTAAATGTAAAACCATCTCGGAGCTACTGCCTGTCGTCGATAGTTTTGAGTTAGCGCGTACCCATATTCAGACGGCCACGGAAGCAGAGGAAAAAATCCACCGCAGCTATCAAGGGGTGTATAAGCAGTTAGTGGACTGCCTGAAGCGTATTGGGGTTTCTGCCATGCGACCGGAAGGAAAACCCTTTGACCCCAACCACCACGAAGCGGTGATGCGAGAACCCACCAGCGAGCACCCTGAAGGAACAGTCCTAGAAGAATTGAAGCGGGGGTATATGCTCGGAGACCGCGTGCTGCGACACGCCATGGTTAAAGTGGCAGCAACGCCAGAAGAGGACGGCGGCAGCGAGATGAATCCGACCAATGATGTCACGGATGTGTAA
- the menD gene encoding 2-succinyl-5-enolpyruvyl-6-hydroxy-3-cyclohexene-1-carboxylic-acid synthase produces MLLTQNLNVFWASVLFETLYRLGLGTVVVCPGSRSGPLAVAAAAHAQLEAIPILDERSAAFFALGLAQQQGTPVALVCTSGTAAANVYPAIIEASLSHLPLVVLSADRPPELRGCQAGQTIDQVRLYGCYVREFRELSLPDLTLMPYLRQTLSHCWQRCLWPDPGPVHLNIPFTDPLAPVVDASFIAPTLEEMGFFRALKPPCPLVPIPTALPWSDWQRHPKGLIIAGPSHTPQPHTYATAVARLSDYLQWPILADALSPLRHYGCPNVIAHYDLLLRSPHVQDALCPTAVLQLGPLPTSKPLRAWLKQADPLIWCLDAVADNNNPLHGRSVTLAVDPVHLSPVVSPERRSPTPSSAYLDQWLYLDKSIANALAATLDAIDWHCDVKLIHRLSQILPSNTAVFVASSMPVRDVESVWVASDRHYRFYFNRGANGIDGTLSSALGAAHRGQPTVLITGDLACLHDTNGWLITPQFHGSLTVVVINNQGGGIFEHLPIHAFEPPFETFFATPQTATLSHLAAAYGVPYHTLEDTLDLEKHLQDGSAAKVQLLEFHSDRKLNAQWRQEVLASVAMALKVPHSN; encoded by the coding sequence ATGCTCCTGACGCAAAATCTGAATGTTTTTTGGGCCAGTGTTCTTTTTGAAACCCTCTATCGACTGGGATTGGGTACTGTTGTGGTCTGCCCAGGATCGCGATCGGGGCCGTTGGCCGTTGCAGCGGCGGCTCATGCCCAGTTAGAGGCCATTCCCATTTTGGATGAGCGCTCTGCTGCCTTTTTTGCCCTAGGGCTGGCTCAGCAGCAAGGAACCCCTGTGGCCTTAGTGTGTACCTCGGGCACAGCAGCGGCGAACGTTTACCCAGCCATCATTGAAGCTAGCCTGAGTCATCTGCCCCTTGTTGTTCTGAGCGCCGATCGCCCACCGGAGTTGCGAGGCTGCCAAGCCGGACAAACCATCGATCAAGTGCGTCTGTACGGCTGCTATGTGCGCGAGTTTCGGGAACTGAGTCTGCCAGACTTAACTCTTATGCCTTACCTGCGCCAAACCCTCAGCCACTGTTGGCAGCGCTGCCTGTGGCCAGATCCGGGGCCTGTGCACCTGAATATTCCCTTCACTGACCCCCTAGCGCCAGTAGTGGATGCCAGCTTTATCGCTCCAACCCTAGAAGAAATGGGGTTTTTTCGCGCCCTCAAACCACCTTGCCCACTTGTGCCTATTCCGACTGCCTTACCGTGGTCAGACTGGCAACGTCATCCCAAGGGACTCATTATTGCCGGGCCTAGTCATACGCCGCAGCCCCACACTTATGCCACCGCTGTTGCACGCCTGAGTGATTACTTACAGTGGCCGATTCTCGCCGATGCCCTCTCCCCCTTACGGCACTACGGCTGCCCAAATGTGATTGCCCACTACGATCTATTGTTGCGATCGCCCCACGTGCAAGACGCACTATGCCCAACCGCTGTTCTGCAATTGGGGCCTCTTCCCACCAGTAAGCCCCTACGGGCGTGGCTCAAGCAAGCAGATCCGTTGATTTGGTGTTTGGATGCAGTTGCCGATAACAATAATCCCCTCCACGGTCGCAGTGTTACCCTAGCGGTGGATCCAGTGCACTTATCGCCAGTGGTGTCGCCTGAGCGCCGCTCACCCACCCCTTCCTCCGCTTACCTAGATCAGTGGCTCTATCTTGACAAGAGCATCGCCAACGCATTGGCGGCAACCCTAGATGCCATTGACTGGCACTGCGATGTCAAACTAATTCACCGCCTCAGCCAGATTCTTCCCAGCAATACAGCAGTGTTTGTGGCCAGTAGTATGCCGGTTCGGGATGTTGAAAGTGTTTGGGTCGCTAGCGATCGCCACTATCGCTTTTACTTTAATCGCGGTGCCAATGGCATTGATGGCACCCTTTCTAGTGCCTTAGGAGCCGCCCACCGCGGCCAGCCCACGGTTCTGATTACCGGCGATCTGGCCTGTCTTCACGATACCAATGGCTGGCTCATTACACCACAGTTCCACGGCTCCCTCACAGTTGTCGTCATCAACAATCAGGGGGGCGGCATTTTTGAGCACCTACCTATCCATGCGTTTGAGCCACCCTTTGAAACCTTCTTTGCCACTCCCCAAACCGCTACCTTAAGCCATCTTGCCGCGGCCTATGGTGTGCCCTACCACACCCTTGAGGACACCCTAGACCTTGAGAAGCACCTCCAAGATGGGTCGGCTGCCAAGGTACAGCTGCTAGAGTTCCACAGCGATCGCAAACTTAATGCCCAGTGGCGGCAAGAGGTGCTGGCGTCCGTGGCAATGGCTCTAAAGGTTCCCCACTCAAACTAA
- the pxcA gene encoding proton extrusion protein PcxA, with protein MSSNPLARLGQWIKRAEQWYLTTPERALQEAYEAALSIRKIELEHFDGQPISPLNLPLGEVSSYFETELKQRLKTIRMRMTEFRASRQFLPLSPSPERRPVSGVERNGSAATYTVTATASEDTPEPTVYEKLRVIDATLNRYRRQRERELNALARPSLSHQDPDQRQRSAALDRVEDDSLYLSEYINDDLTDDSKLDSSSFIPRSILRTADRFRRELNSDETTETEVVRDFRTSKLRTRLAVRFLLLLIILPLLTQQISKALIVSPLVNHFKAVGQIERIINSQLEDNILDELARFENKIRFESLVGNVAVSSAEIQARIREKAIELSTEYQKELIEPLKNILSDALGFSVFLTLVFTGQRQLAIVKAFLDEVVYGLSDSAKAFVIILFTDVFVGFHSPHGWEVLVNNTLEHFGFPRNEDFINMFIATFPVMLDTVFKYWIFRYLNQISPSAVATYKNMNE; from the coding sequence ATGTCCAGCAACCCCCTTGCTCGCCTTGGACAATGGATTAAACGTGCAGAACAGTGGTACCTAACAACTCCGGAGCGGGCACTGCAAGAAGCCTACGAGGCTGCTCTCAGCATTCGTAAAATTGAGCTCGAACACTTCGATGGGCAACCCATTAGTCCGCTCAATTTGCCCCTTGGGGAAGTTTCCAGCTACTTTGAAACAGAGCTAAAACAACGTTTGAAGACCATTCGGATGCGGATGACAGAATTCCGCGCCAGCCGTCAGTTTCTGCCCCTGTCCCCCAGCCCTGAGCGTCGCCCAGTTTCTGGTGTAGAGCGCAATGGTTCAGCAGCAACCTACACGGTTACAGCCACCGCCAGCGAGGATACCCCAGAACCAACCGTCTATGAAAAACTACGAGTGATTGATGCCACCCTTAACCGCTATCGCCGACAGCGGGAACGAGAACTGAATGCCCTTGCCCGTCCCAGCCTTAGCCACCAAGACCCTGACCAACGACAGCGATCGGCAGCGCTAGATCGTGTCGAGGATGATTCACTGTATCTATCGGAATATATTAATGATGATTTAACCGACGACTCTAAGCTTGACAGCAGTAGCTTTATTCCCCGCTCAATTTTACGAACCGCCGATCGTTTTCGTCGTGAACTCAACTCTGATGAAACCACTGAAACCGAAGTTGTGCGGGATTTTCGCACGTCAAAATTACGAACTCGCTTAGCTGTTCGATTTCTATTACTTCTCATCATTTTGCCCTTGCTGACACAGCAGATTTCTAAAGCACTAATTGTTAGCCCCCTCGTGAATCACTTTAAGGCAGTGGGGCAAATTGAGCGCATTATTAACTCTCAACTTGAAGATAATATTCTTGATGAGCTAGCACGGTTTGAAAACAAGATTCGTTTTGAAAGTCTTGTTGGTAATGTAGCGGTTTCATCCGCAGAGATTCAGGCTCGTATTCGTGAGAAAGCCATTGAGCTATCGACAGAGTACCAAAAAGAACTTATTGAACCCCTAAAAAATATTCTGTCCGATGCGCTGGGTTTTTCAGTGTTCTTAACGCTGGTGTTTACAGGACAGCGGCAACTGGCTATTGTTAAAGCCTTTTTAGATGAGGTTGTCTATGGTCTGAGTGATAGTGCCAAAGCCTTTGTGATTATTTTATTTACTGATGTTTTTGTCGGTTTTCACTCCCCCCATGGCTGGGAGGTTTTAGTGAATAACACTCTTGAACATTTTGGCTTTCCCCGTAATGAGGATTTTATCAATATGTTCATTGCCACTTTTCCGGTTATGCTCGATACTGTCTTTAAGTATTGGATTTTCCGATACTTGAATCAGATTTCACCGTCCGCAGTAGCGACCTATAAGAATATGAACGAGTAA
- the metG gene encoding methionine--tRNA ligase, translating to MSPRFSLTTPLYYVNALPHIGSAYTTIAADVVARFYRLQGYHVRFITGTDEHGQKIERTAQQRGLTPQDHCDEIAAGFEALWQQLHITYDRFSRTTSPRHHAIVREFFQRVWDNGDIYLGQQQGWYCVECEEFKEERELLEGQRCPIHVNRPVEWRDERNYFFRLSTYQDALLAYYATHPDFVQPRSRRNEVLSFIEQGLQDFSISRVNLDWGFPVPTDPEHTLYVWFDALLGYVTALLEPEQEPTLANALSTWWPINLHIIGKDILRFHAISWPAMLMSAGLPLPEQIFVHGFLTKNGQKMGKSLGNTLDPVALVQQYSADAVRYYFMKEVEFGRDGDFSETRFVNILNADLANDIGNLLNRTLKMAWKYTGGEVPAIDIHAIAPEHPLRQLAEHVSQSYGTAYRRLAFHEVCQLALGLARSGNKFLDEEAPWKRAKAGEMNAVAEILYCVLEAVRLLAYVLAPIIPHLSEAIYQQLGYSVNFNGSVIDSALLADSQAHWGVLPAGQPLSQPAPVFQKLSVLAPVPSDPN from the coding sequence TTGTCGCCACGCTTTTCACTGACTACACCGCTTTACTATGTCAATGCCTTACCCCACATTGGCAGCGCCTACACAACCATTGCTGCCGATGTCGTTGCTCGCTTTTATCGTCTCCAAGGGTATCATGTGCGCTTTATCACCGGTACGGATGAGCACGGCCAGAAAATTGAGCGCACCGCCCAGCAGCGCGGCCTCACGCCCCAAGATCACTGCGATGAAATTGCCGCTGGCTTTGAAGCCCTGTGGCAGCAGTTACACATTACCTACGACCGCTTTAGTCGCACCACCAGTCCGCGCCACCATGCCATTGTTCGGGAGTTCTTCCAGCGGGTGTGGGACAACGGCGACATTTATCTAGGGCAACAACAGGGGTGGTACTGCGTTGAGTGCGAAGAATTCAAAGAAGAGCGGGAATTACTCGAGGGACAGCGCTGTCCCATTCATGTCAATCGGCCAGTGGAGTGGCGCGATGAACGGAACTACTTTTTCCGTTTGTCGACGTACCAAGATGCACTGCTGGCCTACTACGCCACCCATCCTGACTTTGTGCAGCCCCGCAGCCGCCGCAATGAAGTCCTGAGTTTCATAGAGCAGGGGTTGCAAGATTTTTCGATTTCGCGGGTGAACCTTGACTGGGGCTTTCCGGTACCCACCGATCCAGAGCATACCCTTTACGTTTGGTTTGATGCCCTCCTAGGGTATGTCACCGCACTGTTAGAGCCGGAACAGGAACCCACCCTAGCAAATGCACTAAGCACATGGTGGCCGATTAACTTGCACATTATTGGCAAGGATATTTTGCGCTTCCATGCCATTTCCTGGCCGGCTATGCTCATGTCGGCAGGGTTACCGTTGCCCGAGCAAATTTTTGTCCATGGGTTCCTCACGAAAAACGGTCAGAAAATGGGGAAAAGTTTGGGGAATACCCTCGATCCCGTTGCCCTAGTGCAGCAGTATAGTGCGGATGCCGTTCGCTATTACTTCATGAAAGAAGTAGAATTTGGCCGCGATGGTGACTTTAGCGAAACTCGCTTTGTGAATATCCTCAATGCCGACTTGGCCAACGATATTGGTAACTTGCTCAACCGCACCCTCAAAATGGCATGGAAATATACTGGCGGCGAGGTGCCCGCCATTGACATCCATGCCATTGCGCCAGAGCATCCTCTCCGGCAATTGGCAGAGCACGTGAGCCAGTCCTACGGGACGGCTTATCGGCGCTTAGCCTTCCACGAGGTCTGCCAACTCGCCTTGGGGTTGGCGCGATCGGGAAATAAATTCTTAGATGAAGAAGCACCGTGGAAGCGGGCAAAAGCTGGGGAGATGAATGCCGTGGCAGAAATTCTCTATTGTGTTCTAGAGGCCGTACGTTTACTAGCCTACGTACTTGCGCCCATTATCCCCCACTTGAGTGAAGCTATCTATCAACAGTTAGGTTATAGTGTTAATTTTAATGGATCAGTGATCGACTCAGCATTGTTGGCCGATAGTCAGGCGCACTGGGGGGTTCTGCCTGCCGGTCAGCCCTTGTCTCAGCCAGCGCCAGTATTTCAAAAGCTCTCAGTCCTAGCTCCAGTCCCCAGTGACCCGAACTAG